A stretch of DNA from Ricinus communis isolate WT05 ecotype wild-type chromosome 4, ASM1957865v1, whole genome shotgun sequence:
ACATTATCCCCAACACTACTTTGTCCTCCTGAATGGTAGGTACTCGATGCTCCTCTACCTACCACACACTCATTGGCATAATGCCCAGGTTTCCCACATCTATAACAAACCTGCACTCTCGGTCCCCAACACTCTCCTGAATGGGTCCTTCCACAAGTGCCACAAACGGGTCTATATCCTCTACCAGTAAACCTAGAATTACCTCGCATGTTCACTGATCCACCACTTCTACCCAAAGTTATACTACTTGGCCCTCTAAGTTGATAACTACCCCTTCCTCTAAAACCTCCTCGCTGACCTCCTGATCCTCCCCTAGGTGTAAATGAGGTACCTCTAGAGAAAGATGGAGTAAATGTCccaattatcttctttttctttgcttctaatatatttctttctaagaATAATTCTTCTGCTCTTGTTGCAGCTTCCAATAAAGCAATAAAGGTAGGTGGTTGCACTGCCAACTTTTCACGAATCTCCAATCTCAAACCCCTCTCAAATCTATTTCTCTTCAGTTCATCAGTTGCCACTTCCTCTGGTGCATACCTAGATAACCTTGTAAATTGTAATTCATAGTCGACAACAGACAtctcattttgttttaattcaAGGAATTCAAGTTTCTTCCTCTCTTGATATATTGGTGGCATATACTTCATCTTGAACTCCTTTAAGAATTCTTCCCATGTCATTGTCAATGGTTGTGTTTGGCTACTTGGGACTGTCTCCCACCAGTTTCTAGCATCCTTAAGAAATAATGAGGTTACATACCTCACTTTCATTTGGGTTGTCGGTTGGGTATTAAATTGTGTAAACACACCTTTAACAGACTTTAGCCATTCCTCTGCTACAATTGGATCAGTTGTCCCCTCAAACTCTTTCCCGCCATGCTTTCTTAACTTTCCAAAGTTTGCATCCAATGCAGTGCACGTTTAGTGGAGGTGGTGGTCATTGTTGAGCTAATCTTCTTAACTCTTCAGCTATTTGCTGAGCATACCCTTCAGCTTTTCCTTGTGACtgttcattttcatgcatCTGTTCTTATTCAATATGATGTGCATGAACTGACTCATGTGAACTTACTGGGCCAGTGGAGTACTCATCCATGCCTATATCATTAACAAACTTCACAACAATAAATGGTTGTGCataattactatatgcttgcatATTATGCTCTTAATCCCCTCTATTCCCATCAATTCAATCACACAAGCATTTAACATATtggaacatattaaaaatttcaactcACTTTAACATATCACAACACATACACACCTTCATATTACAtaacataaacacaaatataagTACTCAAACTTATGTCCCAATGGTCTAATCcccgctctgataccaaaaactgtaacaccccaactcaaacttcccattgaatagcaatatatatatatataactttataaacataatttactacttagttacaatatacattcatataatttaagtggcatgacatacttaatatatataacaaatatttatacagtgagtttaattcacacaagttcccaaaatgccccaataCTTTAGATAACTCCCTCCCgataatattgactgatgcaaagagagcaatgcatgactaaggctatctacaaatcgcactaacctgaaaaaaaatttgctaaggaatgagctagcgactcaataagcatttaatttactaaactatagtatattaggctagaattatcaaatctttatcaatacagaaaattataccaacacttaactaacaatcacaaaatcaaccatttcagttattctcataaacatataatttcatctcatgtaatgcaaataatctcaaactcaaccaagtcaaataattcaattccacattatttctatcaaattaggatcagatgactcatccttacatttactcacatttttaaatttcagtaaccacttgacaagactatccgcccggctcagtcttgccatctcacatactcgggtagctatccgcccggctcagcttttccgatcacacaatatccatacaaaagtcatcaatccttaatcacaatcaattcacttcacaacacatcacaatcaatt
This window harbors:
- the LOC125369720 gene encoding uncharacterized protein LOC125369720 translates to MKVRYVTSLFLKDARNWWETVPSSQTQPLTMTWEEFLKEFKMKYMPPIYQERKKLEFLELKQNEMSVVDYELQFTRLSRYAPEEVATDELKRNRFERGLRLEIREKLAVQPPTFIALLEAATRAEELFLERNILEAKKKKIIGTFTPSFSRGTSFTPRGGSGGQRGGFRGRGSYQLRGPSSITLGRSGGSVNMRGNSRFTGRGYRPVCGTCGRTHSGECWGPRVQVCYRCGKPGHYANECVVGRGASSTYHSGGQSSVGDNVVPTTTGRGRGRGGKSAATAAYVHIEDANQSLPQARVYVVTRQQATTSPEIITGSSKGKEVVREKE